The nucleotide window GGCGAACGACTCCAGCCGCGATTGCTCCTTGCGCGGCATGCGCGCTTCCGTCTTGCCCAGCTCGAAGATCACGTCCGGGCCTTCGACGCGCTTCACGGTCGCAGTCACGATCTCGGCAACGCGTCCGATGTAGTCGTTGTAGACGGTGTCGCGCTCGGCCTCGCGCACCTTCTGGAAGATCACCTGCTTCGCCAATTGCGCCGCGATGCGTCCCAGCACGTCGGTGGGCTTGTAGAAGCGCACCTCGCCGCCGAGCTGCGCGTTGGCGTCCACCTTGCGCGCATCGTCCAGCGTGATCTGCAAATTGGGGTCTTCCACCTGCTCCGGAGCCTCGACCACCGTCTTCACCGCGAAAGCGGTGATCTGGCCGGTCTCCTTGTTCAGCTCCGCGCGCAGGTTCTCCTGCGACTTGTAGAATTTGCGCGTGGCGACGACGATGGCGTCTTCCACCGCATTCACCACGATCTGGGGGTCGATCCCCTTGTCGCGGCTCAGGCCTTCGATCTGTTGGTACAGCAAACTAGCCATAGCGATTCCGGTAGAGACGCAGCGGGCTGCGCCTCGGTCACGTCTTGATCTAAATCTCTGGTACCAGGTTGGCTTTCTCTACGTTCGCCAACTCGATCTCTACTTGCTTGTGTGGGACAGCCGCCCTTGGCTGTCCTCTCCGTTCTTTCCTGCCGGGCTCCACCGCCACGGTCAGCTTGCCCTCGCGGAAGCTCTCCAGCCGGCCCTCAAAGAACCGGTTGCCGTCGATCGGCTCCCGTGTCTGCAGCTTGACCCGGCTCCCGGTGAAGCGCTCGTAATCCGCGGCCTTGGTCAGTCTCCGGTCCAGGCCGGGCGACGAGACCTCCAGGGTGTAAGAGCCACCTGGCACCGCATCCTCGACGTCCAGGATCGTGCCCACTTCCCGGCTCACCGACTCGCAATCCTGGTGGGTGACGCCCCCGGGCTTGTCGATAAAGATGCGCAGCATGCGCGCTTTGCCGCCGCCCCGAAACTCCACGTCCACCACTTCCAGGCCGCTGGACACTGCCACCCGTTCCACGATCGCCCGGACATGCTCCAGGTCCAACGCCATCTCTTACCAGCCGTGCTGACTCCCGACTGCCGGGTCAAATAAAAAGTGGGCTCTCGCCCACTGATGTGTTCCGACACAGCAGTAACAATTCCTTATGATACGCCCAACGTTTCCAAAAGACAAACACCCCGGCGGGGTGGCCGAGGCGCGCGGGAAGCGGGTACAATGACAAATTATCCCCTTGCGCGAGTGTGAGCGATGATCCATTTCCCGGTGCCTGAGGCACTTACCTTCGATGACGTGTTGCTGCTTCCCGCCAAGTCGGACGTCGTTCCGGCCACGGTAAGCACCTCGACCCGGCTCTCCCGCAACATCACGCTCAACATCCCGATCATCAGCGCGGCCATGGACACGGTCACCGAGTCCCGCCTGGCGATCGCCCTGGCGCAGCAGGGGGGCATCGGCATCGTGCATCGCAACCTCTCCATCGAGGAGCAAGCCAGCGAGGTGGACAAGGTCAAGCGCTCCGAGAGCGGCATGATCGTGGACCCGATCACCATGTCGCCCGACGACAAGATCTCCGACGCGCTAGAAGTGATGCGCCAGTACCGCATCTCCGGCGTGCCCATCACCAAGAACAAGAAGCTGGTCGGCATCCTCACGAACCGCGACCTGCGCTTCGAGACCCGCACCGACATCCCCATCAGCAAGGTGATGACCAAAGAGAACCTCATCACCGTGCCCGTCGGCACCACGCTCGAAGATGCGGAGAAGATCCTGCATACGCACCGCGTCGAGAAATTGCTGGTGGTGGACAAGAACTACACGCTCAAGGGCCTGATCACGGTCAAGGACATCCAGAAGAAACTGAAGTACCCGAGCGCGGCCAAGGACTCGCACGGTCGGTTGCGCGTAGGCGCGGCCGTCGGAGCCACCGGCGACTTCCTGGAGCGGGCCCAGGAACTGGTGAAATCCAAGGCCGACATCCTGTGCGTGGACAGCGCGCACGGGCATTCCACCCGCGTCATCGAGGCCATCAAGGCGATCAAGGCGAAGCTGCCCGAGGTCGAGATCATCGCCGGCAACGTGGGCACCTTCGATGCCGCCTGCGAACTGGTGCGCTCCGGCGCCGACGCCATCAAGGTCGGAGTCGGTCCCGGCTCCATCTGTACCACCCGCATCGTCACCGGCGCCGGGGTGCCGCAGATCACCGCCATCGCCGAAGCCTACCGCGCCACCAAGGAAGCCAACGTCCCCGTCGTGGCCGACGGCGGCATCAAGTACTCGGGCGACATCACCAAGGCGCTGGCCGCCGGCGCCGGTTCGGTCATGATCGGGTCGCTCCTAGCCGGCACCGACGAGAGCCCGGGCGAAACTATCCTCTACCAGGGCCGCTCCTTCAAGTCCTACCGCGGCATGGGCTCGTTGTCCGCGATGTCGGCGGGGTCCAGCGAGCGCTACGCGCAATCCGTCGAGGGCGACAGCGACGAGTCCGCGCTGGCGGTCGAGGAGACCGACGGCAACCGCCTTGCCAAACTGGTGCCGGAAGGTATCGAGGGACGCGTCCCCTACAAGGGCACGCTGGCGGTGATGGTGTACCAGTTGGTCGGCGGCCTGCGCTCCGGCATGGGCTACTGCGGCGCCACCAGCATCGCCGACCTCCAGCAGAAGGCGCGTTTTGTGCGCATCAGCGGCGCCGGCCTGCGCGAGAGCCACGTGCACGACGTCATCATCACCCGCGAGGCGCCGAACTACCGGCTCGAATAGTGGCCCGCACCTTCGCCCGCTACTGGCTTCCCGCAATCGCATGGACGTGCGTCGTTCTTCTCGCTTCCTCGGACACTTTCTCCGCGCAGAACACCGGCAGCATCCTGGAAGCGGTCGTCACGACGCTCTTCGGCCGCATCGACCCGCAGACGTTTGAATTCGCTCATTTCCTGGTGCGCAAAAGCGCGCACCTCACCGAGTACGCCATCCTGAGCTTGGTCTGGTTCCGCGCCTGGCGCGGCGGCCAACCGGGATTTCAGTGGCGTTGGGGAATGCTCGGCGTTGCGGTCGCCCTGGCCACAGCCGTCACCGACGAGGTGCACCAGAGCTTCGTTCCCTCACGCAGCGGCGAGGTGCGCGACGTCCTGCTCGATCTGACCGGCGCACTCGCCGCGCAGCTCATCCTCTGGTATTTGCTCTCCCGCCGCGGCCGCGTCCGATCTGCAACTTGAAATCTTCAATCTGAAATCGCAAATCACCAGCCTCCCCCCGCGCCGCCACCGCCTGACATGCCCCCGCCGAATCCGCCGAACCCTCCACCGCCGCCGCCGAATCCGCCACCCGACCAGCCGCCGCTGCTTCCGCCGCCCATCCAGAAACCGCCGGTCGACGGAAAGAACCACCCGCGGCCCGGGGGCGGACGCTTGCCGGTGAAAACGAAGACGAGCAACCGCCAGAGCGCACGCAGAATCGCCGCCACGATCGAAAAAGCGATGACGAAGGCGGCGAGGATGAGAAAGACATAGAAATTGCCGTCGCTGCGGAAGCCGCTACCGGGCTGAAGCGTCGGTGCCGGGGCCGGTAGCGATAGCCGGGGCAGGGTCACGCCGCGGTCCTGCGCGATCACGCTGGCGATGCGTTGGCTCAACAGAAGCACGCCCCCGTTGTAGTCGCCGCCCCGGAGGAACGGCACCATCTCGCGGCCGAAGCCGCCCACCTTGCCGTCCGGCAGGATCGGTTCCAGCCCGTAGCCGACCTCAACGTAGTACTTGTGGTCGTTCACCGCCAGCAGGATGAGGACTCCGCGATTGTCCTTGTGGCCGACTCCCCACTTGGCGAAGAGCTTGTTGGCAAAATCCGACGCTTCCAACCCATCGAGCGAGTGGATGGTGACGACGGCGATCTGCGCGTCGGCCTTTTCGTCGATCAGCAAGCAAAGCTGGTGGATGTCGGACGAGGTGCGGCCGTCGAGTACGCCCGCGAAGTCGTTGACGTAGCCCTTCGGATTGAGCTTGCTCATCTGCTCGGCCGCGGCGGTCGCCACGAGCGCGGCCGCAAGCAGGCAGACCACTACAATCCGGCGATGACGACGCACTGAAATCAACCTTTAGGTCCCGGGAACTGCACCTTGGGCGCCTCACGGCTGGCCGGAGCAGCCTCGAAATAGGCGTCATTGCGGCTGAAGCCCGCAAAGCCGGCGACCAGGTTGTTGGGGAACAGGCCGATGTAGGTGTTGTAGTCCTTGAGGGCCTCGTTGTAGCGGCGGCGCTCGACGGCAATGCGGTTCTCCGTCCCCGCCAGCTCGTCCTGGAGGCGCAGGAAGTTCTCGTTCGATTTCAACTGCGGATAGTTTTCCACCACCAGCAGCAGGCGGCCGAGGGCGCCGTCAAGTTGCTGGTTGGCGGCGATGCGGTCGGGCGGCGTTTTGGCGTTGAGCAGGGCGGAGCGCGCCCGCGCGATCTCGCCGAAGACGCTCTGTTCCTGCGCCGCGATGCCCTTCACCGTCTCCACCAGGTTGGGGATCAGGTCGGCGCGCCGCTGGATCACCACATCCACCTGCGACCAGGCGGCATTGATGGTCTCTTTCTTGCGCACCATCTCGTTGCGCCGGTCCACGTACATGCCGAACACCAGCACCGCGACGAGTGCGAGAACCACGATGACGATCAGAATACTTTTCATTTGTTTCCTTTCACTCCTCAAGCCGCCAGGATGCGATCCACTTCGTCCACCACGCGGGTGACGGTATCAAGATAGCCGCGCGCCACGGAGACCACATCGAGGTCGGCTTTCTTCCCTTCGCGGACTTCCAGCACTCGGTGAAATGCCGAGACCTCGACCTTCAGACGGTCGGCCAGCCGGTCGAGCACGGCGTGTCTCTGCGGCGGCACCGGCTCTCCGAGCGCGATCAAGGTGTGCCGGAAGAGCGTCATGAAGGACGAAATCGACTCGGTCATAAGGCGCAGCAGTTCTTTGGACTTCCCCTCCACTGCCAGGTAGGCCTGCCGGAAGCGGATCAATTTCGTCCTCAGCTCGTGCTCCAGTTGGATGCGGTGCAGGTTCATGGGCACATCCAGCCCAGAGAAACAGTCTTCCCCGAACAGCACCTTGTGGCTGGCCTTGATGTCCAGCAATTCGATGGCGAAGACGTCCGCCGAGCGGCGCAGCTCATCCATCGTGAATACCAGCACGGCCGGCTGGCCCTTCCCGGTCCACCACGCCGCCACTGGGCGCAGCGCCTCCAGCGCGGCGCCGTCCAGCCGTTCCAGAATACAGAGCACGTTCAGATCGGAGTGTTTCTCCTCGAAGTGTCCGCTGGCCGCCGAGCCGTAGAGCACCACGCATTCCAGGTTGGCTCCAGAAGCTCCTCTGAGCTTCGCGACCAGATCGTTCAGTTCCTTCTCCATGGGATTCTCTCTGGCAGGGTCATCCGATGACGTCCCAAATCTTAAATCCGCAAGCCTCAATCCGGGACCTGAATTCGATCGTCCTCCGGGGTCTTCCTCGAGCCGGCCAGCAACATTATCGCAGCCATCACCGCCAGCGCGGCGGAGATCGAGAACGGCAGGCGCGCGCCGAAGTGTTTCCACAGCTCTCCGGTGGCGATGCTGGAAATCAGGGTGGCGATGCTGGTGGTGAAGTAGAAAATGCCGAAGGCGCGCCCGCGGGATCCGGGCGGGACCTGGTCCACCACCAGCGCTCGCAGCACCGGGCTGGTCAGGGCATAGTAGAGGCCGTAGAACGACATCATCGCCCATAGCGCGGCGCGCGACGGCGCAGCCGCTAAGACGCCGTAAACGATGGCGAATACGGCGTATCCCGCGGCGGCCAGCGCGTGGCGCGAGACGCGGTCGCTCAGGTGTCCCGCGGGCCACGACGCGGCCGTATAGGTGACGTTGAAGACCAGACCGAGCAGCGGAGCGTAACGCGCCGCGATGCCCACTTCCTGGGCGCGCAGTACCAGGAACATGTCGCTGGAGTTGCC belongs to Terriglobia bacterium and includes:
- a CDS encoding LemA family protein: MKSILIVIVVLALVAVLVFGMYVDRRNEMVRKKETINAAWSQVDVVIQRRADLIPNLVETVKGIAAQEQSVFGEIARARSALLNAKTPPDRIAANQQLDGALGRLLLVVENYPQLKSNENFLRLQDELAGTENRIAVERRRYNEALKDYNTYIGLFPNNLVAGFAGFSRNDAYFEAAPASREAPKVQFPGPKG
- a CDS encoding ribosome maturation factor RimP, producing the protein MALDLEHVRAIVERVAVSSGLEVVDVEFRGGGKARMLRIFIDKPGGVTHQDCESVSREVGTILDVEDAVPGGSYTLEVSSPGLDRRLTKAADYERFTGSRVKLQTREPIDGNRFFEGRLESFREGKLTVAVEPGRKERRGQPRAAVPHKQVEIELANVEKANLVPEI
- the guaB gene encoding IMP dehydrogenase, with amino-acid sequence MIHFPVPEALTFDDVLLLPAKSDVVPATVSTSTRLSRNITLNIPIISAAMDTVTESRLAIALAQQGGIGIVHRNLSIEEQASEVDKVKRSESGMIVDPITMSPDDKISDALEVMRQYRISGVPITKNKKLVGILTNRDLRFETRTDIPISKVMTKENLITVPVGTTLEDAEKILHTHRVEKLLVVDKNYTLKGLITVKDIQKKLKYPSAAKDSHGRLRVGAAVGATGDFLERAQELVKSKADILCVDSAHGHSTRVIEAIKAIKAKLPEVEIIAGNVGTFDAACELVRSGADAIKVGVGPGSICTTRIVTGAGVPQITAIAEAYRATKEANVPVVADGGIKYSGDITKALAAGAGSVMIGSLLAGTDESPGETILYQGRSFKSYRGMGSLSAMSAGSSERYAQSVEGDSDESALAVEETDGNRLAKLVPEGIEGRVPYKGTLAVMVYQLVGGLRSGMGYCGATSIADLQQKARFVRISGAGLRESHVHDVIITREAPNYRLE
- a CDS encoding TPM domain-containing protein, whose amino-acid sequence is MVCLLAAALVATAAAEQMSKLNPKGYVNDFAGVLDGRTSSDIHQLCLLIDEKADAQIAVVTIHSLDGLEASDFANKLFAKWGVGHKDNRGVLILLAVNDHKYYVEVGYGLEPILPDGKVGGFGREMVPFLRGGDYNGGVLLLSQRIASVIAQDRGVTLPRLSLPAPAPTLQPGSGFRSDGNFYVFLILAAFVIAFSIVAAILRALWRLLVFVFTGKRPPPGRGWFFPSTGGFWMGGGSSGGWSGGGFGGGGGGFGGFGGGMSGGGGAGGGW
- a CDS encoding VanZ family protein codes for the protein MARTFARYWLPAIAWTCVVLLASSDTFSAQNTGSILEAVVTTLFGRIDPQTFEFAHFLVRKSAHLTEYAILSLVWFRAWRGGQPGFQWRWGMLGVAVALATAVTDEVHQSFVPSRSGEVRDVLLDLTGALAAQLILWYLLSRRGRVRSAT